GCAGAGATCGACGAAATCATTCGCCCAGCCGGCAAAGAGCGCGAAGAGCAACAGCCAGACGGCGAGCATGAAATGCGAATAGATGGCGGAAAGATCGACGCTGAGGCGCAGCCTCTCCGGCGCGACGTCGGTTGAAAATGCCCTGACCGTCGTGTGCGCGAGCACGGCAAGCCCGCCGAGGATATGCAGCCCGTGCAGGCCGGTCAGCATGTAGAAGAAGCTGTTGGCGGGATTGTCGACAAGCACGTAGCCGGCCGCCACGAGCTCCCGCCATGCCTGAACCTGTCCGACGAGAAAAGCGACGGCAAGGACAAACGCGGCGGCAAGCGCCGGCCGCAGGTTTTCCATGCGGCCCTGCCCCGCTTCTCGTTTCGCCCATTGCAGCGAGGCACTGCTCAAGGCAAGTGCCGCGGTGTTCACCCAGAGGAGGCGCGGAACCGGCATCGCCCACCAGTCGGCGGACGCCGCACGCATGAAATAGGCGCTGACGGCAAGGCTGAAGAGCGCGCCAACGACGCCGAGAAACACGAAGAGGCCGATCTTCACTGCCGGCACCGGCGGCCGCTCAGTGCTGTGATGATCCGGCAACTGCACCGATCCGGTTTCCAGCCAGGGCTTCGAGGTCAGCCGCTGCCCGGAAAGCCACCAGATGATGATGGCGCCGATTGCAGCAAGGAAGACCAGGATGACGTTCATGCGTGTACCTCCCGGGTGACGCCGTCGCTTGACGGCACATTCTGCGGGATGAAATCCTCAGCCGCCCCCGGCACGCTGTAGTCATAGGCCCAGCGGTAGACGACCGGCAGATCCTTACCCCAGTTGCCGTGGGCCGGCGGCGTCTGCGGCGTCTGCCATTCGAGCGTCGTTGCCCGCCACGGATTGCCGCCGGCCTCCCTGCCCCGGAAAAGGCTCCAGACGAGATTGAACAGGAAGACCATCTGCCCGGCTCCGACAACAAGCGCCATGACGGTGATGAAGATGTTCAGCGTGTGGGCCGAAGGCGGAACGAAAGCCGTCTCTCCCATCTCGAAGTAACGGCGCGGCACGCCGAGCAGGCCGAGATAATGCATCGGAAAGAAGATCGCATAGGTGCCGAGGAAGGTGACCCAGAAATGGATCTGGCCGAGCACCTCGTCGAGCATACGTCCCGTCACCTTGGGATACC
This Rhizobium brockwellii DNA region includes the following protein-coding sequences:
- a CDS encoding cytochrome c oxidase subunit 3, translated to MNVILVFLAAIGAIIIWWLSGQRLTSKPWLETGSVQLPDHHSTERPPVPAVKIGLFVFLGVVGALFSLAVSAYFMRAASADWWAMPVPRLLWVNTAALALSSASLQWAKREAGQGRMENLRPALAAAFVLAVAFLVGQVQAWRELVAAGYVLVDNPANSFFYMLTGLHGLHILGGLAVLAHTTVRAFSTDVAPERLRLSVDLSAIYSHFMLAVWLLLFALFAGWANDFVDLCRTLLN